One segment of Panicum virgatum strain AP13 chromosome 3K, P.virgatum_v5, whole genome shotgun sequence DNA contains the following:
- the LOC120699711 gene encoding protein GOS9-like: MNSVVKIGPFGSTSEAEGNRDITVAPLRLESITIRHGKVLDALAFTYKDSHGLEHTTGQWGGDGGNSTTITLGPYEFVTGVHGLYGFYGYGSDGITDFTIVTNLRAYGPFGVRDSIKEPKSFDIPVMNNGSIVGFFAHRNKAYVTAIGVYVKPF, encoded by the exons ATg AACTCGGTGGTGAAGATCGGGCCGTTTGGCAGCACGTCCGAGGCCGAGGGCAACCGCGACATCACCGTAGCGCCGCTGCGCCTGGAGAGCATCACCATCCGCCATGGGAAGGTGCTCGACGCCCTCGCCTTCACCTACAAGGACTCCCACGGCCTGGAGCATACCACAGGCCAATGGGGCGGCGACGGTGGCAACTCTACCACA ATTACCCTCGGCCCTTATGAGTTCGTGACTGGAGTTCACGGGCTCTACGGCTTCTACGGTTATGGAAGCGACGGCATCACCGACTTCACCATTGTCACCAACCTCCGGGCCTACGGACCGTTTGGGGTTCGTGACTCCATCAAGGAACCCAAGTCCTTCGACATCCCCGTCATGAACAACGGCAGCATCGTCGGCTTCTTTGCCCACCGCAACAAGGCCTATGTGACGGCCATCGGTGTCTACGTCAAGCCCTTCTGA